The window AATGATCCTGGGTAATTTATTGTTTAATCCATCGGGCTAATCCTACCTTTGGCTCCATGCCGGATAAGAAATTCATATTCCTGGTCAACCCGATCGCGGGTACCCAATCCAAAGCCTCGCTGGAGGATAAGGTGATGGCTGCTGCACGGCAATACGGCTGCTATGCCATTGTATTGCCAACTGTTGCCAGCGGTGATTACGAATTCGTTCGCCATAAGATCAGCGAGGAAGGCTATACAGATATCATTATCTGTGGTGGCGATGGCACGGTCAACCTGGTCACCCACCAACTGGCCGATACCGGTGTACGCTTCGGTATCATCCCAATGGGTTCAGGAAATGGACTGGCTTTTTCGGCAGGCATCCCCAAGGATATCAGCAAAGCACTGGAATTGGCCTTCACCGGCAAGGCAAGGTTCATTGATGCCTTCATGGTCAACGACCAGTTTGCCTGCATGCTCTGCGGCCTTGGCTTCGATGCCAAAGTGGCCCATGATTTCGCGCAGCAGCCCACACGCGGATTGCTCACCTATACCCAGCAGACCCTCAAGAATTATTTCACCGCCACCCCTTACCGCTTTGAGCTAGTGGTGGGTGATGAAGTGATCCTGACCGATGCCTTCTTCATCAGC is drawn from Flavihumibacter rivuli and contains these coding sequences:
- a CDS encoding diacylglycerol/lipid kinase family protein; the encoded protein is MPDKKFIFLVNPIAGTQSKASLEDKVMAAARQYGCYAIVLPTVASGDYEFVRHKISEEGYTDIIICGGDGTVNLVTHQLADTGVRFGIIPMGSGNGLAFSAGIPKDISKALELAFTGKARFIDAFMVNDQFACMLCGLGFDAKVAHDFAQQPTRGLLTYTQQTLKNYFTATPYRFELVVGDEVILTDAFFISIANSNQFGNQFTIAPRASLNDGLLDIVVVPKMNKAILPFALIQQVSGGKLTGTHPGPTRTIQYFQTDKLKIRNKDGAPLHIDGEPRESVDQLHIRILPRCFQLIQPERQ